GCGCTGCGCGACAACGCCAGCGCCGCGTTCACCGCCTGCTCGGCCTGGTCGACGTCGCCGCGGTCGCGGTAGGCCACGGCCAGGCTGCGCAGCAGGTTGACGCTGAGCGGATGCCGCGGGCCGGCCTGGCGGTCGAGCAGGGCCAGGGCCTGCAGATAGCCGGCGATCGCGGCATCGGTGTGGCCGATATCGCTGTCCATCGAGGCGATGTCGGTCATGCTCTCGACGATGCCGGCCGGATCCTTGAGCACGTCGCGGTGCAGCGCCAGCGCGCGCTCGAACCAGACGCGTGCCGGCGCGCGTTCGCCGAGCACGCGCCGGCAACGCCCCAGTTGCGAGAAGAACCCTGCAGCCTGCAACGGCAGCTGCACCTGCGCCTGTTGCGCCTGCGCCGCCAATGGCTGCAGCACCGCCACGCATTCCTGCGAGCGGCTCAACAGACGCAGCGCGCGCCCATGCTGGGCCGCCGCTTCCAGGCGCAGGGCCAGCGGCACGTCGTCCTGGGTGGCCAGCAGCGCGCGCTGCCGCTGCAACAGCACCAGCGCTTCGCGGTAGTCGCCCAGGCCGATGCGCAGGCGCGCGATCACGCCCTGCAGTTCGGCGCGCGCCAGCGGCTGCCGCAGCAGTTCGCGCTCGCCGCGCTGTTCGCCGCTGGCGAGCAGGCCGCGCAGGTCGAAGCCGTCGCCGCGCTGCGCGTTGCCGGCGCGGTCGAACAGGCCGATCACGAAATCCTGCATGGCCTGCGCGCGCACCGTCTCGCGGTGCGCCTCGCGCACTTGCCACAGCGCCACGCCCACGGCGCCGAGCAACGCGGCGGCGGTCACGCTGCCGAACACCACGCTCCAGCAGTGCCGCTGCAGGTACTTCTGCAGGCGGTAGGCCACGCCCCGCGACCGCGCCTGCACCGGCCGACCCTGCAGGTAGCGGCGCAGGTCCTGGGCCAGCGCTTCGGCCGAGGAATAGCGTTGCGGGAGCGGCTTCTGCAGCGCCTTGAGCAGGATGTTGTCCAGGTCGCCGCGCAGCCGCCAGGCCAGGCGCCGCGCCTCGACCGGATCGCGTTGCCCCTGCTGCGCGGCGCGCACCACCGACGCCGACGGCCGCGGCGCCTCCACCGCCAGGATCGCGCGCTCCCATTCGGCATCGCTGCTGCGGCACAGGCGGTAGGGCTTCTGGTCGGTGAGCAGTTCGTACAGCACCACGCCCAGCGAGTACACGTCGGTCAGCGTGGTGATCGGCTCGCCGCGCACCTGCTCCGGCGCCGCGTAGTGCAGGGTGAAGGCGCGTATCTCGGTACGCGGGTGCGGGTCGGCCGCGGTCTCGGCCTCGGTGTCGAGCAGCTTGGCGATGCCGAAGTCGAGCAACCGCACTTCGCCGGCGGCGTTGACCAGGATGTTGGACGGCTTCAGGTCGCGATGCACGATCAGGTTGGCAT
This sequence is a window from Xanthomonas sp. CFBP 8443. Protein-coding genes within it:
- a CDS encoding serine/threonine-protein kinase, with amino-acid sequence MDALQWQRLSPLLDELLELTPEARAARLAQLHAHDPATADELVRMLALDAAGSDLLSEPLLATAMDSLRAGSRIGPYALERLLGEGGMGQVWLAQRADGLYQRQVALKLLRPGYADAALRQRFTREREILARLEHPHLARLLDAGIADDGRPYLALAYVEGEPLTDYCQRLHLSVGARLRLFLQVCEVVSHAHANLIVHRDLKPSNILVNAAGEVRLLDFGIAKLLDTEAETAADPHPRTEIRAFTLHYAAPEQVRGEPITTLTDVYSLGVVLYELLTDQKPYRLCRSSDAEWERAILAVEAPRPSASVVRAAQQGQRDPVEARRLAWRLRGDLDNILLKALQKPLPQRYSSAEALAQDLRRYLQGRPVQARSRGVAYRLQKYLQRHCWSVVFGSVTAAALLGAVGVALWQVREAHRETVRAQAMQDFVIGLFDRAGNAQRGDGFDLRGLLASGEQRGERELLRQPLARAELQGVIARLRIGLGDYREALVLLQRQRALLATQDDVPLALRLEAAAQHGRALRLLSRSQECVAVLQPLAAQAQQAQVQLPLQAAGFFSQLGRCRRVLGERAPARVWFERALALHRDVLKDPAGIVESMTDIASMDSDIGHTDAAIAGYLQALALLDRQAGPRHPLSVNLLRSLAVAYRDRGDVDQAEQAVNAALALSRSANGDRHPVSLGLRRLRAAVMIDQGRLDVAERELHAAHALTVERLGPTHRDTGMSWNSLAMLELERGQDAQAIAGMARSVAILRAPDSQALLPYMLLNQGLALSTAGRYRDALAPLYEARARWIAQLGQNNPAVGDSERLIAEARAALGEPRQADALLAQALRRTESGYGPSHPRTRAVRVAWARNLGRLGRDAQALQELDAQARLGGDGIESRKLRWRARAYAAELHCHRRNDAGTGRAALQALQRELAQAQPQGGTLAYEVEGLRAACGGPPALTAAR